In Quercus robur chromosome 10, dhQueRobu3.1, whole genome shotgun sequence, a genomic segment contains:
- the LOC126703411 gene encoding probably inactive leucine-rich repeat receptor-like protein kinase At5g48380 has protein sequence MLLKSHTQMVLNSRALVLLHILVWSLPDTLTLSSGTLSDISCLKSIRDSLEDPLNHIATSWTFNNLAEGSICGYVGVSCWYISESRIRGVQLANMGLKGKFPRGLVNCSELRILDLSGNVISGSIPRDINEILPAVEVLKLSNNNLSGEIPSSIGNCSNLEVLILDNNRLTGQLPQQLNQLIRLEVFSVANNLLSGPVPDFVNITTIKPESYVNNSGLCGGPLEYCRKKHRWSFEISFRSGFVVGFVVFAFSYTAFFTYYFNLCVGSNKRNKIMPTNTTELTVTGKNVAEKVDQVTQLMKISQLGRKVTRVSFAELKEATSNFSRHNYIGLGKIGIMYKAVLPNGYPLAVKRLYESQSFEKQFKSELSALARLRHNNIIPLLGYCRERKEMLLVYQYISNGNLYGWLHAGKNKDTILDWPLRIKIAIGIARGLACLHHNCHFSVVHLSVSSNAILLDQNFEAKISNFGEAIILKPGGLMFVKSSDNDLSNRVFDGSGVRELDFYKKDVYDFGILLLELITGKAPIQINNYSNRLDGSYVDWITCLLTCPSLMCNFIDKSFIGLGFDNEIFQLLRIASACIKPLSCQRPTTLELYHAISILGENSGLINNDTEILRQSEIATTSTSNEIVEVESTLNY, from the exons ATGCTGCTAAAATCTCATACCCAAATGGTTCTTAATTCAAGAGCTCTTGTTTTGCTCCACATTCTCGTCTGGTCATTGCCAGATACACTTACCCTGAGTTCTGGTACCCTGAGCGATATCTCTTGCTTGAAATCTATTAGAGATTCCTTGGAAGATCCTCTCAATCACATAGCCACTTCTTGGACCTTCAACAACCTCGCAGAAGGTTCTATCTGTGGATATGTTGGGGTCAGTTGTTGGTACATATCTGAGAGTAGGATTCGAGGTGTGCAACTGGCGAACATGGGGCTCAAGGGCAAGTTCCCTAGGGGCCTTGTGAACTGCAGCGAACTTAGAATCTTAGACCTTTCAGGTAATGTAATTTCAGGATCAATCCCACGTGATATCAATGAAATACTTCCGGCTGTAGAAGTGCTCAAACTCTCAAACAATAACTTGTCTGGAGAAATCCCATCGAGTATAGGTAATTGCTCTAATCTGGAGGTTCTCATACTCGACAACAACAGGCTAACGGGGCAATTACCTCAGCAACTCAACCAGCTCATCCGTCTAGAAGTCTTCAGTGTTGCTAATAATTTGTTGTCAGGGCCAGTGCCAGACTTTGTTAACATCACTACAATCAAGCCCGAGAGCTATGTAAATAATAGTGGACTATGTGGAGGGCCTTTGGAATATTGCCGTAAAAAGCATAGATGGAGCTTTGAAATTTCTTTCAGGAGTGGGTTTGTAgttggttttgtggtttttgcCTTTTCATATACAGCTTTTTTTACCTactattttaatctttgtgtGGGATCAAACAAGAGGAATAAGATAATGCCAACAAATACTACAGAATTGACAGTGACCGGGAAGAACGTCGCTGAAAAAGTTGATCAAGTTACCCAATTGATGAAG ATTTCTCAATTGGGCAGAAAAGTTACTAGAGTGAGCTTTGCAGAACTTAAAGAAGCAACAAGCAATTTCAGCAGACACAATTACATTGGGTTGGGAAAGATTGGGATAATGTACAAGGCAGTGCTTCCAAATGGTTATCCCCTTGCAGTTAAGAGGCTATACGAGTCTCAAtcttttgagaaacaatttAAATCTGAGTTATCAGCTCTGGCTAGATTGAGACACAATAACATAATTCCCCTCTTGGGTTACTGTAGAGAAAGGAAGGAAATGCTTCTAGTATACCAATATATATCGAATGGTAACCTTTATGGCTGGCTACATGCTGGGAAAAACAAAGATACGATCTTGGATTGGCCTTTGAGGATTAAAATTGCCATTGGGATAGCGAGAGGCCTAGCATGCCTTCACCATAACTGTCATTTCTCAGTAGTCCATCTCAGCGTGAGTTCGAATGCTATCTTACTTGATCAGAATTTTGAGGCCAAGATATCAAATTTTGGAGAGGCAATAATATTGAAACCTGGAGGGCTAATGTTTGTGAAGTCAAGTGACAATGACTTGAGCAATAGAGTTTTTGATGGCAGTGGGGTTAGGGAGTTGGATTTTTACAAAAAGGATGTCTATGATTTTGGCATTCTGCTTCTTGAGCTAATTACAGGAAAGGCACccattcaaataaataattattcaaacCGTTTGGATGGGAGTTACGTTGATTGGATTACTTGTCTTTTGACTTGCCCTTCTTTAATGTGCAATTTCATTGATAAATCTTTTATTGGGTTAGGTTTTGATAATGAAATCTTTCAGTTGCTCAGAATTGCCAGTGCCTGCATTAAGCCCTTATCTTGTCAAAGGCCCACAACCCTTGAATTGTACCATGCGATAAGCATCCTTGGAGAGAATTCTGGCCTCATAAATAATGATACTGAGATATTGAGACAATCTGAAATTGCTACTACCAGTACTTCAAATGAAATTGTTGAGGTTGAAAGTACATTGAACTACTGA